A window of Haloarcula marismortui ATCC 43049 genomic DNA:
AAACGATGTCGATGTTTTCGCGGTAGCCTGCCTACAAAAGTGCCCGATAGCAGTATCGCCGTGAACGGACTTCCTGTCACGTAATATCGACTGTACTGGTCTTGCCATATGGTGGTAAAATAAACCTATGTCTCCAGAATATCGGCCTATATCTGACCATCTGATTCACTTTCCGGCGTTTCTATCACAGTGTCTTGAGTTGATAACGCTTATAACCCTCGTATGTAAATCCCGGAATAGAACGCATGGCACCAGAAACGTACGGGCTTATCAGCCTGTTTCCGGCGATGCTCGCCATTGTACTGACGTTGTTCACTCGCCAAGTACTGCTCTCGCTGTTTGCAGGTATCTGGATCGGTGCGACGGTTCTCGTCGGCTGGAACCCGGCCGCCGGAGCCGCTCGAAGCCTCCAGTTTGTCGTGGATAACGTGACTGAGCCGTTTAATGTCAAACTGCTCTTGTTCACGTTCCTTATCGGGGCAATGCTGGGGATGATCTTCCTCTCCGGCGGGATGAATGCGCTGGCGTCACAGATGGTCAAGCGCATTCGAACCCGTCGGCAGGCGGCGCTTGGCACGTCGCTACTGGGGATGACGATCTTCGTCGACTCGTACGCCTCGACAATGATTACCGGGTCGGTCATGCGGCCGATCACCGATAAGTTCGACATCAGTCGCGAGAAGTTGGCGTACATCCTTGACTCAACCACTGCTCCGACCGCATCGATATCAGTTGTCTCGACGTGGCTCGGATTCGAGGTCGGCCTCATCGCCGAGCAACTGACCACAATTGGGGTGGACCGAAGCGCGTTCCTGCTGTTCCTCGAATCGATTCCCTATCGGTTCTACAGCCTGCTCGCACTTGCAATGGTATTCATTGTTGTCATCGCCGACCTCGACTTCGGCCCGATGGCGGAGGCCGAACGCAGAGCCAGAGAAGAGGGGAAGGTCCTCGGCGACAACGCCGACCCGCTGATGGAAACACAGGAAGACGATATCGTGACGCCCGACCACGTTGAGCCGCGGTGGTGGTACTTCGCCGCGCCAATCATCGCACTTGTGGGGGTAACCGGGTTCTCGCTGTACTACTCCGGCGGTGGATTCGCTGGCCGGGGCCTTACCGACGCGCTGTCGAACGCGGCCACTGCGGATGCCATCGTCTGGGCCTCGTTCTCGGCCTGTCTGGTCATTTTGACCATTCTCGTCGGGCACGCACGAATCGCAGTTGACGAAGTGAGCGACGCTATCTTCGAGGGGTTCAAGATGGTGATGTTCCCCGTCGCGGTGCTCTCGCTCGCGTGGTCTATCGGTGCCGTGAGCCAGGCACTCGGTGTCGGTCCATACGTCATCGCCATCAGCGAGGGAATTATCACGGCTGGGATGTTGCCCGCCGTCATTTTCGTCAGCGCGGTGATTATCAGCTTCAGCATCGGCACGTCCTGGGGGACGATGGGTATCCTGTTCCCGGTCGCAATCCCGCTCGGACACGCGCTCGGTGCGCCGCTGGCACCGGCTATCGCGGCGATTCTGACCGGCGCGCTGTTCGGTGACCACTGTTCGCCGATCTCGGACACCACGGTGATGTCGAGTATGTTCGCCGCGAGCGACCACGTCGACCACGTGAACACCCAGATTCCCTACGCGGTGCTGGCCGGCATCGTCGCAACGGGACTGTTCCTGATGGCCGGCTACGGCGTCCCGGCGTACATCGCGCTCCCGATCGGACTGGCCGCTGTCGGGTCCGTGACGTACCTGCTCTCAGAACAGTTGTCCGTCGAGGTCCCGAGTTCGTACGGGTCGAAAGCGGACTGAGACGGTCCGCTTTCTGAAGTGCTGTCGTCTCGTCTAAACGATTTCCCAGCCGTCGTCGGTCCGCTCGACCACGTTATCGTCTGCGAGCCGAGTGAGTGCTTCCTCGACGATCTCCGGCGGCGCTTCGATCTCTCTGGCCAGCGCCGGCACCGTGTCGATACCGTTTGCGAGCCCGCTGACCAGTTCTGCGTACAGTCGTCCGTCGCCGTTCTCGAAGCCGGAGTCGATGCGGTCCCGCACGTCCGTCAGACGGGCCTGCACCCACCGCTGGGCCAGCGACAGTTCGTTCTCTAGCTGCTGGAGATGCTCCAGTTCGCGTGCCAGGTCGTGAAAATTCCCGCCAGCTTCCTCGCCTACATCTATCGAGAGGTGACGGCAGGAGGGCATCTCGAACTCTGGATTTGCCGGATAGGCGCTCTTGGTGCCGAACTCATAGGGAGAGACACGGACCTCCAGACGGAGGTTCCGGGCGATAGAGAAGTACTTCCGGCGCTGGTCGTCTGTCCGGGAGTCGATGAGCCCGGCGTCTTCGAGCTTCTGGAGGTGGTCGATGACGGCTTTCGGGCTAACGCCGATGTATTCGCTGATTTCGGTGACGTAGCAGGGTTTGTGTGCGAGTAGTTTGAGAATCCGCCGGCGGTTGGCGTTTCCAAGGAGATTGAGTAACTCGGCGGAGTCCATCGACACGTAGGTAGCGGGTCACGGTTCAAAAGGGTGACTCTCGTCGGGCGGTTTGCTAGCGTCACCTGCCTACGATAGCTGGTCTATCCACGACGCGCCCTGTGAGCCGCTGTTGCCGCTCCCCTGACCGCTTCCGCCATTACCGCTCTGTCCGCCGTCGTTCCCCTGCCCACCATCATTTCCGCCGCCATTTGCGTTGTCGTTGTTACCGCCGGACGCGCCGCCAGAATCATCAGCACCGTTACTATCAGAGGTGTCGTCAGCACCGTCACTGCCAGAATTTCCGTCAGAGCCATCGGCACTGCCACTGTCAGAACTTCCGTCAGAGCCATCGGCACTGCCACTGTCAGAACTGTCGTCCGAGTCCGATGTACCGGCTGAATCATCCTCCCCACCACTGTCGGCTTCATCTGAATCGCTGTCGTCTCCTGCGGTATTGTCGCCGCTGTCACTGCCGTCCCCATTCCCGTTGCCTTTGTCGTTGCCCTGTTCAGCCCCGTTTCCCTGTGTGGACTCCCCGGTTTCGTTTCCGCTGTCGTCAGGCCCGTCGTCCGGTGGCCCCTGGTCGCTCTCGTTTCGTTGTTGTCCGGGTACGTCAGCAGGCGGTCCCTGTTCGCTCTGGTTTGCACCCCGTTCGGACGTGTTGGCTGGTGGTCCCTGTTCGCTCTGGTTGGTTCCAACGCCGTCCGGCGGCCCC
This region includes:
- a CDS encoding Na+/H+ antiporter NhaC family protein, with protein sequence MAPETYGLISLFPAMLAIVLTLFTRQVLLSLFAGIWIGATVLVGWNPAAGAARSLQFVVDNVTEPFNVKLLLFTFLIGAMLGMIFLSGGMNALASQMVKRIRTRRQAALGTSLLGMTIFVDSYASTMITGSVMRPITDKFDISREKLAYILDSTTAPTASISVVSTWLGFEVGLIAEQLTTIGVDRSAFLLFLESIPYRFYSLLALAMVFIVVIADLDFGPMAEAERRAREEGKVLGDNADPLMETQEDDIVTPDHVEPRWWYFAAPIIALVGVTGFSLYYSGGGFAGRGLTDALSNAATADAIVWASFSACLVILTILVGHARIAVDEVSDAIFEGFKMVMFPVAVLSLAWSIGAVSQALGVGPYVIAISEGIITAGMLPAVIFVSAVIISFSIGTSWGTMGILFPVAIPLGHALGAPLAPAIAAILTGALFGDHCSPISDTTVMSSMFAASDHVDHVNTQIPYAVLAGIVATGLFLMAGYGVPAYIALPIGLAAVGSVTYLLSEQLSVEVPSSYGSKAD
- a CDS encoding ArsR/SmtB family transcription factor, coding for MDSAELLNLLGNANRRRILKLLAHKPCYVTEISEYIGVSPKAVIDHLQKLEDAGLIDSRTDDQRRKYFSIARNLRLEVRVSPYEFGTKSAYPANPEFEMPSCRHLSIDVGEEAGGNFHDLARELEHLQQLENELSLAQRWVQARLTDVRDRIDSGFENGDGRLYAELVSGLANGIDTVPALAREIEAPPEIVEEALTRLADDNVVERTDDGWEIV